The Trypanosoma brucei brucei TREU927 chromosome 4, complete sequence genomic sequence AGTCGTCGATATGACTACGTTAACGCTTGTCGGTGGTTTGTGGAGAAAAGCGACCTTGTGTTTGTCATGTTTGACCCAACGAAACTAGATTCTGGGGAGGAGTTACGTGCTGTGTTTCAGCAAGCCCTGAGAGGACATGAAAGTAAAATCCGTATTATTTTGAACAAGGCTGATACGGTGGAGCCACAAGAACTTATGCGCGTGTATGGCGCATTGTTTTGGAATCTCTCAGCCCTTGTCGCTACGACAGAGCCACCGCGCGTTTTCATTTCAAGTTTCTGGGAACAGCCGTACCGCATGGGCACAGATCATGAACTATTTACGGAAGAAAAGGCGGACCTTATTTACCATATAACAACGGTAGTCCCCATGCAGGCCCTTGACCGACGTGTGGCTTCTGTGCTTCAGCGCGCAACTCGAGTAATTGCGTTTGCGATTCTCTGCGCCACTTATAAAACCAAGATGCCCTCGCTGTTTGGTAAGGCTAAGGCAAGGAAACAGTTTATTGAAGATCTACCACAGATATGTGAAGACCTGGCGAACAAGTACCGCTGCAGTGTTGCTGATTTCCCGAAGAAAGAGGTACtggagaattttttttcgaggGCTAAAACTAGTGACTTCTTTGACATGAATCAACTGCTGAAACGGAAGTGGATAGAGCTTATGAGGATCACAGTAGACCGGGACCTTCCAATGTTGCTGAAGCCCCTTGAAGAATCGGCCGTTGTTGATCCCAATGATCGTAAGCATGCCCTCCTTCTCCAGCGAGAATACTTTAAAAGGATGTCCATGGAAGCCCATGGTCAGCTGTTTGTCGAGGACGTTTGTCAGAACTTAGGTACTGTGCCCATGATTCAGAGCCAGTTCACGGATCGGCCGGCCATCTGTGATGTACCCGCGAATAACACGTCGATGCAACTGCAGAGCACAGCTCCACCCAACGGCGCAGGTGGAAACGTTAACCAGGAACAACTTGCGGTGATGATGCAAATGATGCAAACGATGATGGCCGCCCAGCAAGGGCAGAAGCCGAGTCCACAACAGCAAGGGGTTCCGTTGATCTCACAACAAGCTTACGCACCCCAGCAGGTGCAACCAGAGCAGGGAGGGCCGCTGTTTCCGCCGTCGCAGCAGATCTCTACAACCACGCAACAGATGAATCCGTACCAACAGATGCAAACAATGGATACACTTCAACAGGGCGTACCACAGTTTCCGCCGTCGCAGGTCTGTATCGAAATGCCACAGTCTAACCCATATCAGCAGGGGCAACCAACATTTATGCCTTACGGAGGTTTCCCATCGGATCCCCAAGGACAGGGACTTCCACAGAATCCACAGCAGCAGGGACAATTGTTTCCTTAGTTGTTTGCTTGTGGTATCCGCAATGACATGCGCGTCTGGTAAGTGCTCAATAGTAATAAGTCCTGTACCTCTTTCAAGACAACTTGGTGCAATAATGGCTTCTCCTCCCCTGGTCATAATGAACGTGTACCAAAGGTGATGAGACTgcccaaaaagaaaaaaagaaaaaagaggcagtATAAATATGGCATTACagctgttttttccccccctatGCAGCAGCTTTCTACCATTGTGTAAGGAAGATCGGAAATGCGAGATCTTCACGCAAGTGTATGCGGTCGTGATGAAGTGGATGCGATAGGGAGGGTTTCCCACTCTCCCCAATAACAACACTGTGAAAAGGTGTTTTAACTTGCTCTAATTTCTCTTTGCAACTTTCTACGAGCAGCCGTACGCTGTTTCCGTGGGCGTGTAAAATTTGCGTTTCTGATGGGTTTCAACCATATATTTCACTTGCTGAGCATCGACTCGCCTTTATTACCATCTATTACCTCAACCATTCTGCTGGCGTTGTTGTGTTAatgtttcacttttttttttttgtcggcACCGAATGAGACGCGCTCTTCGAGGCATTAAAggtcatttccttttctctccttttttttcttcacaacctttgcacatgcacatatatattatatcattattattttttttttgcattggtGGCGCGTGTACAAACGGTATTCTCCTTTATGTGAACATGGGAATAAGGAAACTAAGCTCCCCCGATTGTCCGCTACTGTAACGGGTGGACCCTCACCAGAGGAACGGGAGGGGAGGGACGAGACGGTTGGGCgcgagaaaaaacaaaaaagaaacgataTATAAATTCCTTCGTAGCACCGTGAGTCAATGGAAGGTACAAATAGCGGTAATGAAGGAAGTAGCGGGGGACAACGATTTGTGAAACCGAGATGGGAAAACCACTCAACATTGCCCACCGCCGTAACaaataacagcaacaacgacaagaatagtggtggtgggggtgGACATTCCACACGTGAGGAATCTTCGGCTATGTTGCCTAAACTAAACCCATTTACGAAGAAGCCATACACACCGCAATATTACAAGATCCTTGCTCAAAGGACTACGCTTCCCGTGTACCAGAGAGCAAAGGAGCTTACTCAAAATGTGCGTGACCACCAGGTTGTACTCTTTGTGGGTGAAACAGGAAGTGGTAAAACAACGCAAGTGCCACAGTTCATATCAGAGATGGAATTACCAGGGGTTGTTGTTTGTACACAACCGCGTCGTATCGCTGCAATGTCTATTGCTGTGCGGGTTGCCGCTGAAATGGATGTGCAGTTGGGTGAGGAGGTAGGTTACCGCGTGCGATTTAAGTCTATGGTATCTGATAAGACAAAATTGCTTTATATGACAGATGGTATGCTTTTGCGTGAGGCCTTTTCGGACCGCGATTTGTCACGGATTTCAGTAGTTGTTGTGGATGAGGCTCATGAACGTACGGTCGAAACGGATGTGCTTCTTGGGGTGTTGCGTTTGCTTATGCAACGCCGTCAAGACTTTAGGCTCGTTGTCATGTCTGCGACGCTTGA encodes the following:
- a CDS encoding sarcoplasmic reticulum glycoprotein, putative (similar to Sarcalumenin precursor (Swiss-Prot:P13666) [Oryctolagus cuniculus]) — protein: MSSHGKLVRKAEDLQEDLSWDSHIKHVLIELEKIYFQRIRPIEVKFDYDMCCPSWFGESMVQKKPFITFLGPFSAGKSTFINYLLQGNLLSTGPQPVTDRFTVISHAKDVQKIPGRVLMADSKQPFRGLNQFGGVFGEVLEGITHPHPILQSVTLIDTPGVLETAGNAHSRRYDYVNACRWFVEKSDLVFVMFDPTKLDSGEELRAVFQQALRGHESKIRIILNKADTVEPQELMRVYGALFWNLSALVATTEPPRVFISSFWEQPYRMGTDHELFTEEKADLIYHITTVVPMQALDRRVASVLQRATRVIAFAILCATYKTKMPSLFGKAKARKQFIEDLPQICEDLANKYRCSVADFPKKEVLENFFSRAKTSDFFDMNQLLKRKWIELMRITVDRDLPMLLKPLEESAVVDPNDRKHALLLQREYFKRMSMEAHGQLFVEDVCQNLGTVPMIQSQFTDRPAICDVPANNTSMQLQSTAPPNGAGGNVNQEQLAVMMQMMQTMMAAQQGQKPSPQQQGVPLISQQAYAPQQVQPEQGGPLFPPSQQISTTTQQMNPYQQMQTMDTLQQGVPQFPPSQVCIEMPQSNPYQQGQPTFMPYGGFPSDPQGQGLPQNPQQQGQLFP